One part of the Pecten maximus chromosome 1, xPecMax1.1, whole genome shotgun sequence genome encodes these proteins:
- the LOC117330517 gene encoding uncharacterized threonine-rich GPI-anchored glycoprotein PJ4664.02-like — translation MSPSDSANLVAVGTVSSSDSTNLVTVGTVSPSDSANLVTVGTVSPSNSANLVTVGTMSPSDSANLVTVGTVLSSDSANLVTVGTVSSSDSANLVTVGTVSPSDSANLVTVGTVSSSDGANLVTVGTVSSSDSANLVTVGTVSPSDSANLVTVGTVSPSNSANLVTVGTLSPSDSANLVAVGTVSPSNSANLVTVGTVSPSDSANQVTVGTVSPSDSANLVTVGTVSPSNSANLVTVGTVSPSDSANLVAIGTVSPSNSANLVTVGTVSPSDSANQVTVGTMSPSDSANLVAVGTVSPLDSANLVTVGTVSPSNSANQVTVGTVSPSDSANLVTVGTMSPSDSANLVAVGTVSPSNSANLVTVGTMSPSDSAILVTVGTVSSSDSANLVSIGTVSPSDSANLVTDGTVSPSNSANLVTDGTVSPSNSANLVTVGTVSPSNSANLVAVGTVSPSDSANLVAVGTVLPSDSANLVAVGTVSPSDSANLVTVGTVSPSDSANLVAICTVSSSDSANLVTVGTVSPSNSANLVTVGTVSPSNSANLVTVGTMSPSDSANLVAVGTVSPSNSANLVTVGTVSPSDSANLVAIGTVSSSDSANLVTVGTVSPSDSANLVTVGTVSPSNSANLVTVGTMSPSDSTNLVTVGTMSPSDSANLVTVGTVSPSYSANLVAIGTVSPSYSANLVAIGTVSPSYSANLVAIGTMSPSDSANLVAIGTVSPSDSANLVTVGTVSPSDSTNLVTVGTMSPSDSTNLVTVGTMSPSDSTYLVTVGTVSSSDSANLVTVGTMSPSDSANLVTVGTVSSSDSANLVTVGTMSPSDSTYLVTVGTVSSSDSANLVTVGTMSPSDSANLVTVGTMSPSDSANLVTVGTVSSSDSVKLIGDCRN, via the coding sequence ATGTCACCGTCAGACAGCGCAAATCTGGTGGCTGTTGGTACTGTGTCATCGTCAGACAGCACAAATCTGGTGACTGTTGGTACTGTGTCACCGTCAGACAGTGCAAATCTGGTGACTGTTGGTACTGTGTCACCGTCAAACAGTGCAAATCTGGTGACTGTTGGTACAATGTCACCGTCAGACAGCGCAAATCTGGTGACTGTTGGTACTGTGTTATCGTCAGACAGTGCAAATCTGGTGACTGTTGGTACTGTGTCATCGTCAGACAGCGCAAATCTGGTGACTGTTGGTACTGTGTCACCGTCAGACAGTGCAAATCTGGTGACTGTTGGTACTGTGTCATCGTCAGACGGTGCAAATCTGGTGACTGTTGGTACTGTGTCATCGTCAGACAGCGCAAATCTGGTGACTGTTGGTACTGTGTCACCGTCAGACAGCGCAAATCTGGTGACTGTTGGTACTGTGTCACCGTCAAACAGCGCAAATCTGGTGACTGTTGGTACACTGTCACCGTCAGACAGTGCAAATCTGGTGGCTGTTGGTACTGTGTCACCGTCAAACAGCGCAAATCTGGTGACTGTTGGTACTGTGTCACCGTCAGACAGCGCAAATCAGGTGACTGTTGGTACTGTGTCACCGTCAGACAGCGCAAATCTGGTGACTGTTGGTACTGTGTCACCGTCAAACAGTGCAAATCTGGTGACTGTTGGTACTGTGTCACCGTCAGACAGTGCAAATCTGGTGGCTATTGGTACTGTGTCACCGTCAAACAGCGCAAATCTGGTGACTGTTGGTACTGTGTCACCGTCAGACAGCGCAAATCAGGTGACTGTTGGTACAATGTCACCGTCAGACAGCGCAAATCTGGTGGCTGTTGGTACTGTGTCACCGTTAGACAGCGCAAATCTGGTGACTGTTGGTACTGTGTCACCGTCAAACAGCGCAAATCAGGTGACTGTTGGTACTGTGTCACCGTCAGACAGCGCAAATCTGGTGACTGTTGGTACAATGTCACCGTCAGACAGCGCAAATCTGGTGGCTGTTGGTACTGTGTCACCGTCAAACAGCGCAAATCTGGTGACTGTTGGTACAATGTCACCGTCAGACAGCGCAATTCTGGTGACTGTTGGTACTGTATCATCGTCAGACAGCGCAAATCTGGTGAGTATTGGTACTGTGTCACCGTCAGACAGCGCAAATCTGGTGACTGATGGTACTGTGTCACCGTCAAACAGTGCAAATCTGGTGACTGATGGTACTGTGTCACCGTCAAACAGTGCAAATCTGGTGACTGTTGGTACTGTGTCACCGTCAAACAGTGCAAATCTGGTGGCTGTTGGTACTGTGTCACCGTCAGACAGTGCAAATCTGGTGGCTGTTGGTACTGTGTTACCGTCAGACAGTGCAAATCTGGTGGCTGTTGGTACTGTGTCACCGTCAGACAGTGCAAATCTGGTGACTGTTGGTACTGTGTCACCGTCAGACAGCGCAAATCTGGTGGCTATTTGTACTGTGTCATCGTCAGACAGCGCAAATCTGGTGACTGTTGGTACTGTGTCACCGTCAAACAGCGCAAATCTGGTGACTGTTGGTACTGTGTCACCGTCAAACAGCGCAAATCTGGTGACTGTTGGTACAATGTCACCGTCAGACAGTGCAAATCTGGTGGCTGTTGGTACTGTGTCACCGTCAAACAGCGCAAATCTGGTGACTGTTGGTACTGTGTCACCGTCAGACAGCGCAAATCTGGTGGCTATTGGTACTGTGTCATCGTCAGACAGCGCAAATCTGGTGACTGTTGGTACTGTGTCACCGTCAGACAGCGCAAATCTGGTGACTGTTGGTACTGTGTCACCGTCAAACAGCGCAAATCTGGTGACTGTTGGTACAATGTCACCGTCAGACAGTACAAATCTGGTGACTGTTGGTACAATGTCACCATCAGACAGTGCAAATCTGGTGACTGTTGGTACTGTGTCACCGTCATACAGTGCAAATCTGGTGGCTATTGGTACTGTGTCACCGTCATACAGTGCAAATCTGGTGGCTATTGGTACTGTGTCACCGTCATACAGTGCAAATCTGGTGGCTATTGGTACAATGTCACCGTCAGACAGTGCAAATCTGGTGGCTATTGGTACTGTGTCACCGTCAGACAGTGCAAATCTGGTGACTGTTGGTACTGTGTCACCGTCAGACAGTACAAATCTGGTGACTGTTGGTACAATGTCACCATCAGACAGCACAAATCTGGTGACTGTTGGTACAATGTCACCATCAGACAGCACATATCTGGTGACTGTTGGTACTGTGTCATCGTCAGACAGCGCAAATCTGGTGACTGTTGGTACAATGTCACCGTCAGACAGCGCAAATCTGGTGACTGTTGGTACTGTGTCATCGTCAGACAGCGCAAATCTGGTGACTGTTGGTACAATGTCACCATCAGACAGCACATATCTGGTGACTGTTGGTACTGTGTCATCGTCAGACAGCGCAAATCTGGTGACTGTTGGTACAATGTCACCGTCAGACAGCGCAAATCTGGTGACTGTTGGTACAATGTCACCGTCAGACAGCGCAAATCTGGTGACTGTTGGTACTGTGTCATCGTCAGACAGCGTTAAGTTGATTGGCGACTGTCGGAACTAA
- the LOC117325916 gene encoding ras-related protein Rap-2a-like yields MNRVTLIDSPSLQLTFPALMMPGDDTMLSKRLHSIQIGGKKSEEERHCRLSVMGASCVGKSAIISQFLYDTFSSDYHETVEDLHRKVVDINGSKVILDILDTAGTHEFPAMRKLAIATSDAFILVYSVDNDASFEEVKVLREQIIEERNDVNVPIVIVGNKADVNEQTRIMEQETAETIACVEWGCGYVEASAKQNINIPQIFAEMLRLSDIPCLTIPEGQRTKRKRLLSAPLPTIHHVFETPKAPKRNSCAVS; encoded by the exons ATGAACCGAGTTACACTCATCGACAGCCCCTCACTGCAGCTCACA TTTCCTGCGCTAATGATGCCAGGCGACGATACCATGCTTTCCAAGCGACTCCATAGTATTCAAATTGGCGGGAAAAAGAGTGAAGAGGAACGCCATTGTCGTTTGTCGGTCATGGGGGCATCGTGCGTCGGAAAGTCGGCAATTATTTCCCAGTTCCTGTATGACACATTTTCTTCAGATTATCACGAAACAGTTGAAGATCTCCACCGGAAAGTTGTTGACATAAACGGAAGTAAAGTAATCCTGGACATTTTAGACACTGCTGGGACTCACGAGTTCCCGGCCATGCGCAAACTGGCAATAGCAACTAGCGACGCGTTCATTCTAGTGTATTCTGTAGACAACGATGCCTCTTTCGAGGAGGTAAAAGTGCTTCGTGAACAGATCATAGAGGAGAGAAACGATGTCAATGTGCCTATTGTGATAGTGGGAAACAAAGCGGATGTGAACGAGCAGACCAGGATTATGGAACAGGAGACTGCCGAAACTATAGCATGTGTGGAATGGGGCTGTGGTTATGTTGAGGCTTCAgccaaacaaaatataaacatccCGCAAATTTTCGCGGAAATGTTAAGACTCAGTGATATTCCTTGCCTTACGATACCAGAAGGGCAGAGAACAAAACGAAAACGACTTCTTTCGGCGCCTTTACCGACAATTCATCACGTTTTCGAAACACCCAAGGCTCCAAAGAGAAACAGCTGTGCAGTGTCATAG